A section of the Flavobacteriales bacterium genome encodes:
- a CDS encoding ABC transporter permease gives MLIKIAWRNVWRNALRSGVVITSIALGIWAGLFVIAVSSGLNQQRTEDALNTSISHIQIHDPRFVEDNNVEFRIKNEEELRDALKGNPAVKAFTERVVLNGMVSSSTGGYGVRITGIDPEEEKAVTTMHEKMVEGEYLTGMKSNPVIVGRKLAEKLNVDLRKKIVLTFQKDNGDIITGAFRVAGIFKTSNSKSDELNVFVKSDDVNSLLEESAGFHEVAVLLNDVAQADTTASILGAEFPSLSVRSWKEVAPELGYADEMMQQMLYIIIGIILLALSFGIINTMLMAVLERKRELGMLMSVGMNKTKVFFMIVVETVFISMVGGPLGVALGFLTVSHFGAAGIDLSIVGKGLEEFGISTTIYPSLDPSFYLNVTIMVVVAAILSSIYPAIKALQLKPAEAVRAI, from the coding sequence ATGTTAATCAAAATCGCTTGGAGAAACGTGTGGAGAAATGCTCTCCGAAGTGGCGTGGTCATCACATCCATTGCCCTTGGTATTTGGGCGGGGCTCTTCGTCATCGCAGTATCATCCGGACTGAACCAACAACGGACCGAAGATGCGCTGAACACCTCCATTTCGCACATCCAGATACACGATCCTCGGTTCGTAGAAGACAATAATGTGGAGTTCCGCATCAAGAACGAAGAAGAACTTCGGGATGCGCTCAAAGGAAATCCTGCCGTCAAAGCTTTCACAGAACGAGTGGTTCTGAATGGGATGGTTTCTTCATCCACAGGTGGTTATGGCGTGCGCATCACAGGCATCGATCCAGAAGAAGAAAAAGCGGTGACCACCATGCACGAGAAAATGGTAGAAGGAGAATACCTGACGGGCATGAAAAGCAATCCGGTCATTGTAGGAAGGAAGTTGGCCGAAAAACTGAATGTCGATCTACGGAAAAAGATCGTCCTCACCTTCCAAAAGGATAATGGCGACATCATTACTGGCGCTTTCCGCGTGGCGGGAATTTTCAAAACATCGAACTCGAAATCAGATGAGTTGAATGTTTTCGTCAAATCGGATGATGTGAACAGTTTGTTAGAAGAAAGTGCAGGTTTTCACGAAGTGGCAGTTCTCCTCAACGATGTTGCGCAGGCCGATACCACAGCTTCAATCCTTGGGGCGGAATTCCCATCGCTTTCTGTCCGTTCTTGGAAAGAAGTGGCGCCCGAGCTGGGTTATGCGGATGAGATGATGCAACAGATGCTCTACATCATCATCGGTATCATTCTTTTGGCGCTCTCCTTCGGCATCATCAATACCATGCTGATGGCCGTTTTGGAACGTAAGCGCGAACTCGGAATGCTGATGTCGGTCGGAATGAACAAGACCAAGGTGTTCTTCATGATCGTGGTCGAAACCGTGTTCATTTCTATGGTCGGAGGACCTTTAGGTGTTGCTCTCGGCTTCCTCACCGTCAGCCACTTTGGCGCTGCTGGCATCGATCTATCCATTGTCGGTAAGGGATTAGAAGAGTTTGGAATCTCCACCACCATCTACCCAAGCCTCGACCCTTCATTTTACTTGAATGTGACCATCATGGTAGTGGTGGCAGCCATTCTTTCATCCATTTATCCAGCCATCAAGGCCTTGCAATTGAAGCCTGCCGAAGCGGTCCGGGCCATTTAG
- a CDS encoding GxxExxY protein — protein sequence MRPPVNRTDLLYPELSYDIIGCAYDIHNELGGGLLEKVYQKAMKVGFVKRGLTVTEQVHYPIIYEGEKVGSGFFDFLVEEKVVVELKRGSHFSRTHINQVLAYLKQSNLKLGILIHFGLEEVRFKRIVND from the coding sequence ATGAGACCTCCAGTAAATCGCACCGACCTACTTTATCCAGAACTCAGCTATGACATAATTGGATGTGCTTATGATATCCATAATGAACTTGGCGGAGGACTTTTGGAAAAGGTCTATCAAAAAGCCATGAAAGTTGGTTTTGTAAAACGGGGCTTGACAGTCACAGAACAGGTTCATTACCCGATAATCTATGAAGGCGAGAAAGTTGGGAGTGGTTTCTTCGATTTCCTAGTTGAGGAGAAGGTGGTAGTTGAACTAAAAAGAGGAAGCCATTTTTCGCGGACCCACATCAATCAGGTACTGGCTTATTTAAAACAATCCAACCTGAAACTTGGAATTCTCATTCACTTTGGGCTTGAAGAGGTCCGATTTAAACGAATTGTAAACGATTAA
- a CDS encoding ABC transporter ATP-binding protein, translated as MMSAIIRTNELQKYYNPGEELEVRALDGVTIEIERGEFTAIVGPSGSGKTTLLNIIGGLDHQTGGTAHIGDTEITALNDNQLIDFRLKNIGFVFQAYNLIPVLTAEENVEFIMLLQKRPKEERHTRALELLKAVGLESKMNNRPSEMSGGQQQRVAVARALASKPQFVLADEPTANLDSQSTADLLDIMSDLNKKEHVTFLFSTHDQRVIDRARRVITLEDGKIISDETR; from the coding sequence ATCATGTCAGCAATAATCAGAACAAACGAACTTCAGAAATACTACAATCCAGGCGAAGAATTGGAAGTACGTGCCCTTGATGGCGTAACCATTGAGATTGAACGCGGAGAATTCACAGCTATCGTTGGTCCATCGGGTTCCGGAAAAACCACCTTGCTCAACATCATCGGTGGATTGGATCACCAAACGGGTGGAACGGCACATATTGGCGATACCGAGATAACTGCTTTGAACGACAATCAACTCATTGATTTCCGCTTGAAGAACATCGGTTTCGTTTTCCAGGCTTACAATCTCATTCCGGTTCTTACTGCCGAAGAAAATGTTGAGTTCATCATGCTCCTACAGAAGCGTCCTAAAGAAGAACGACATACAAGAGCGCTAGAACTGCTCAAAGCCGTAGGACTGGAAAGCAAAATGAACAATCGTCCGAGCGAAATGAGCGGTGGACAGCAGCAGCGAGTGGCGGTAGCTCGCGCATTAGCTTCCAAACCACAGTTCGTGCTGGCCGATGAGCCAACTGCCAACTTAGACAGTCAATCCACTGCTGACCTACTGGACATCATGTCTGACCTGAACAAGAAAGAGCACGTCACCTTCCTCTTTTCTACGCATGATCAGCGTGTCATTGACCGAGCAAGAAGAGTAATTACCCTTGAGGACGGAAAGATCATTTCTGATGAGACGCGATAG
- a CDS encoding endonuclease domain-containing protein, whose product MKHIPYNTNLKEFSRILRSNQTLGETLLWMQLQKRQVRGYQFNRQKPLGNYIVDFYCKALNLVIEIDGGSHHFEEIMLKDIERQRILEELGMHFFRIEGVIENLENERV is encoded by the coding sequence ATGAAGCATATTCCATACAACACAAACCTGAAGGAGTTCTCAAGAATATTGAGAAGTAACCAAACACTTGGTGAGACTTTACTTTGGATGCAATTGCAGAAAAGACAGGTTCGAGGATATCAATTTAACCGTCAGAAGCCGCTTGGAAACTACATCGTTGATTTCTACTGCAAAGCGTTAAACTTGGTAATTGAGATTGACGGTGGAAGTCATCATTTTGAAGAGATAATGTTGAAAGACATTGAAAGGCAGCGCATTTTAGAGGAACTTGGAATGCATTTTTTCCGAATTGAAGGTGTCATCGAAAACTTAGAGAATGAGCGTGTTTAA
- a CDS encoding rhodanese-like domain-containing protein → MGIFDTMFGINAANSPVKQMIDNGAVIIDVRTVAEFQGGHVAGSRNIPLQNIQHHVDEIKNINKPIVLCCASGGRSGQATSFLSRHGIECMNGGGWTQVNALVR, encoded by the coding sequence ATGGGAATCTTTGACACCATGTTTGGAATCAACGCGGCTAATAGCCCAGTGAAACAAATGATAGACAACGGAGCTGTAATCATTGATGTGCGCACAGTCGCAGAATTTCAGGGCGGTCACGTAGCCGGTTCGCGCAACATTCCGCTTCAGAATATCCAGCATCATGTGGATGAGATCAAAAACATCAATAAGCCAATTGTGCTTTGCTGCGCAAGCGGTGGTAGAAGCGGGCAGGCAACCAGTTTTCTAAGCCGACACGGTATTGAGTGTATGAATGGAGGCGGTTGGACACAGGTGAATGCACTTGTGAGATAA
- a CDS encoding GtrA family protein, with the protein MKDWYLSTVSKELDHFIRFSIVGAVWTVVNIAIMWLLIDVLGLAGWLGSTIGIAVLYIGRYYNYLWLKVIEPKFWKYVYASGLFSLFMIAGMTVAVDVLGYKAFYPSIILTALSFILKFLFFKRIKLLKGNKHRD; encoded by the coding sequence ATGAAGGACTGGTACCTGAGCACGGTTAGCAAGGAATTGGATCATTTTATCCGATTCTCAATAGTTGGTGCCGTTTGGACCGTAGTTAACATCGCTATTATGTGGCTGCTGATTGATGTGCTAGGCCTAGCAGGTTGGCTGGGTTCCACCATTGGCATTGCCGTTCTTTACATTGGTCGTTATTATAATTATCTGTGGCTGAAAGTAATAGAGCCAAAATTTTGGAAATACGTTTATGCAAGTGGCTTATTCTCACTTTTCATGATAGCAGGAATGACCGTTGCTGTGGATGTTCTCGGCTACAAAGCGTTCTATCCATCAATCATCCTCACTGCGCTCAGTTTTATCCTCAAGTTCCTTTTTTTCAAAAGAATAAAACTGCTGAAGGGAAATAAGCACAGAGATTAA
- the recO gene encoding DNA repair protein RecO: MIVTRGIVLNTLRYSDSSVITRIYTEELGLRPFMVRTGSGKAALAKLVLLQPLGLVQLSFTDDDRKTMRTVRTIEREKMLNAIPFDTVKTCVALFVAEVIARSIGEEEQNEELFAFLREAVILLDETKESVSNFHLKFMLEFSRFLGFYPQVKDVGNRYFDLLEGEFTPFEPIHPYIMEDAVVEGLRQLLPTSMETFHQVKIGSQTRRILLQKLIDYYRLHLHGMKEISAHKVLEEVLG, translated from the coding sequence ATGATCGTCACAAGAGGAATTGTGCTGAATACGCTACGTTATTCAGACAGTTCGGTGATTACACGCATCTATACCGAAGAGCTGGGCCTACGGCCATTTATGGTGAGAACAGGATCTGGAAAGGCCGCATTGGCAAAACTGGTGCTGCTTCAACCACTCGGACTGGTGCAACTTTCCTTCACTGATGATGACAGGAAAACGATGCGAACGGTGCGTACCATTGAGCGAGAAAAGATGCTCAATGCCATTCCGTTTGATACGGTTAAAACGTGCGTTGCGCTTTTTGTAGCGGAAGTGATTGCGCGGTCCATTGGAGAAGAAGAGCAGAACGAGGAACTGTTTGCTTTCTTACGCGAAGCGGTAATCTTGCTGGATGAAACAAAAGAATCCGTGAGCAACTTCCATCTGAAATTCATGTTGGAATTTTCGCGATTCCTAGGTTTCTACCCGCAGGTAAAAGATGTAGGAAATCGATATTTCGACCTGCTGGAAGGAGAATTCACCCCATTCGAGCCCATTCATCCTTACATAATGGAAGATGCTGTCGTTGAAGGTCTTCGCCAACTTCTACCCACGAGTATGGAAACATTCCATCAAGTGAAAATAGGAAGCCAAACCCGTAGGATATTGCTTCAAAAGCTGATTGATTACTATCGGCTTCATTTGCACGGAATGAAGGAGATCAGTGCGCACAAAGTGCTAGAAGAGGTGTTGGGTTAA